In one window of Tellurirhabdus rosea DNA:
- a CDS encoding WG repeat-containing protein: MTLAELENLIREEIVLRGEYEGLEGVFLDKVQPLGLDIDDVRRLMEKVRVQLDNNSDLLEDLRTRIRTLGERRANRLTHDDLNILAADAARLYLTPDFVRNRWVPVVLNLKPATPPAPPTVPPPAETAPVAETPAPPPAETRPLLSDEAVRRKIHEILDEYDGHIPAQNLRFLFKAIDYDEQALAKKILAYLSENFYASVKPPKGATLKEKLLSTDWRHLSYWEREEKPPVPQPEGPKLILFEASPADIRRGEAVNLRWKAANTASVTLIGVGQNLPPEGNRTVVPAKTTTYTLRGQNGDTLGVVTVEVAKPSLLDRAGLWGVVLALLMLALTVWVIQYDPEKEAEERESRERKPRTSKRKETSARQDESRSEVSAADEPRQTGRTTEPRKQAEEPARSEPAAESSRRPDYDQLVEGSGDFGEQPARKDGLWGLWMPDEKRWLIKPKYDDVTVFKDGRARVVLNGSVFDIDPSGERIED, encoded by the coding sequence ATGACACTGGCGGAACTCGAAAACCTGATACGGGAAGAAATTGTATTGCGGGGTGAATACGAAGGGCTGGAAGGCGTTTTTCTGGATAAGGTGCAGCCGTTGGGACTGGATATCGACGATGTCCGGCGGCTGATGGAAAAAGTGCGCGTCCAGCTCGACAACAACAGCGACCTGCTGGAAGACCTCCGGACCCGTATCCGAACGCTGGGCGAACGCCGCGCCAACCGCCTTACCCACGACGATCTGAACATCCTGGCCGCCGATGCTGCCCGGCTTTACCTCACCCCGGACTTTGTGCGCAACCGCTGGGTGCCGGTGGTGCTGAATCTGAAGCCCGCCACGCCCCCCGCCCCGCCGACAGTGCCGCCGCCCGCGGAAACCGCGCCCGTTGCCGAGACACCGGCCCCGCCGCCGGCCGAAACCCGGCCCCTGCTGTCTGACGAAGCCGTGCGCCGCAAAATTCACGAGATTCTGGACGAATACGACGGCCACATCCCGGCCCAGAATCTGCGTTTTCTTTTCAAAGCCATTGACTACGACGAGCAGGCCCTGGCCAAGAAAATTCTGGCGTATCTGTCCGAAAACTTTTACGCCTCGGTCAAGCCGCCGAAAGGAGCTACGCTGAAAGAGAAGCTTCTTTCGACCGACTGGCGGCACCTGAGTTACTGGGAACGGGAAGAAAAACCGCCCGTGCCCCAGCCCGAAGGCCCCAAGCTGATCCTGTTCGAAGCCTCGCCCGCCGACATTCGTCGCGGAGAAGCCGTTAACCTGCGCTGGAAAGCCGCCAATACCGCGTCCGTCACCCTGATCGGCGTGGGGCAGAACCTCCCGCCGGAAGGCAACCGCACGGTGGTGCCGGCCAAAACCACAACGTATACCCTGAGGGGGCAGAACGGCGATACGCTGGGCGTCGTGACGGTGGAAGTTGCCAAGCCCAGCCTGCTCGACCGGGCCGGTCTGTGGGGTGTCGTGCTGGCGCTGCTGATGCTGGCGCTGACGGTCTGGGTCATCCAGTACGACCCGGAAAAGGAAGCGGAAGAACGGGAGAGCCGCGAGCGCAAACCCCGGACTTCGAAGCGGAAAGAAACGTCCGCGCGGCAGGATGAAAGCCGGTCCGAGGTGAGCGCGGCCGATGAGCCGCGGCAAACCGGGCGGACAACGGAACCCCGGAAGCAGGCCGAGGAACCCGCCCGTTCGGAACCGGCGGCCGAGTCTTCCCGGCGCCCCGACTATGACCAGTTGGTCGAAGGAAGCGGCGATTTCGGCGAACAGCCCGCCCGCAAGGACGGCCTCTGGGGCCTGTGGATGCCCGACGAAAAACGGTGGCTCATCAAACCGAAGTACGACGACGTCACCGTATTCAAAGACGGTCGCGCCCGGGTCGTGCTGAACGGCAGCGTATTCGACATCGACCCGAGCGGCGAACGAATCGAAGACTAG
- a CDS encoding retropepsin-like aspartic protease family protein, whose translation MRTTLYLLLITLFLTDCAGCSKSGGQRPPRRRATNDQSVRTPAQEPDRQPQTDETELTDDGSGPTEVKMIKHRGVFKIPATVNGVRMDFILDTGASLISISETEAQFLYKQGTLSDSDFVGKVDFQDANGDISPGMVVRLRTVKIGDRTLRNVDASIVSGSRAPLLLGQSVLAKFGRVSIDYQRNVVIFE comes from the coding sequence ATGCGTACCACGTTATATCTGTTGCTGATTACGCTTTTCCTGACCGACTGCGCGGGTTGCTCCAAGTCGGGCGGCCAGCGGCCTCCGCGCCGTCGGGCTACCAACGACCAGTCGGTCCGGACCCCCGCACAGGAGCCGGACCGGCAGCCCCAGACGGACGAAACGGAGCTGACCGACGACGGCAGCGGCCCTACGGAGGTCAAAATGATCAAACACCGGGGCGTTTTCAAGATTCCGGCGACGGTCAACGGCGTCCGGATGGATTTTATTCTGGACACGGGCGCCAGTCTGATTTCAATTTCTGAAACAGAAGCGCAATTTTTGTATAAACAGGGAACATTGAGCGACAGCGATTTTGTCGGGAAAGTCGATTTTCAGGATGCCAACGGCGACATCTCGCCCGGCATGGTCGTCCGGCTCCGGACGGTCAAGATCGGCGACCGGACGCTCCGCAATGTTGATGCGAGCATTGTCAGCGGAAGCCGCGCCCCGCTGCTGCTCGGCCAGTCGGTACTGGCAAAATTTGGGAGAGTATCCATTGACTACCAGCGAAATGTGGTCATATTTGAATGA
- a CDS encoding PAS domain S-box protein has protein sequence MRWSAKTKDELVAEIRRLSKELDILNALDDPSRTPNVAVFDVRKTVDQLNLIGLTIERDGTVTFANQYTLRITGWDKEDIIGQNFFERFIPETERAQVRQEFDEATERGGLLEQKEINLLAKSSALRNVQLNSLIINNVAGAITSFTIIGEDVTNKKRVASALSYSNAQLQDLVDNTSDLIQVITLDGKFMFVNRAWREVLGYGSEEVASLTLRDILHPDYAESTFQRLKQIQGGEKLPYFETVFRGKDGKTIFLSGSVNCRYDQGKPTAFRCILHNITSRIRAEKAQKLYYSIANWTLNTRDLGDLYQKIHEELGNIIDAENFFIALYDQSKSYLYFPYYVDEYFQGNMRFTKRRLGNGLTEYAIRENKPLFLYEQDIQRLAESHNIYLYGQVPRVMLCAPLRIGDRITGIIGVKSYADLNAYSARDLELLEFISGQVALAIARKQDEAILAKQTARLNAIFDSSSHLIWSVNKSYQLTSFNRNYARLIENQLGEVPQLNVTTEKLGWRIIGADNRKLLEERYRLAFKGLPQSVELHFETPKGNVWLEVNLNPILLSGGIIEEVSGIARDITTRKKTELELRGSEEKFRGIFVNLQDIYCRVDRHGRITMISPSVLKRTGYRPEEVMGQPITKYVDPKDVRRALLRVIRHKSLRNFEATIRRKDGTERQFMFNMLTLEDHGGRVTEVAALARDITELKRNAQELMLAKEDAERSLKVKERFLANMSHEIRTPMNGVIGMIDLLSDTPLNEEQKEYVQTIKRSSETLLNILNDILDLSKIEAGKMQLHEAPVPLQEVLDKLVALFGQQASTKGNRLSYELGPDLPKFIIADQTRLLQVLSNLTSNAIKFTERGRVTVRASLAEKRGKIARIRFDVQDSGIGIAKDDLGLLFNSFSQVDTSSRKSFGGTGLGLAISKELAALMKGTVGVESEVGKGSTFWFTIEVKETSISPSSAKSDGADVPLQNVFTDYQPRTLLVDDNAVNRKVACEILRKAGCIVETASSGSEALAAVASRVNSGELMYDAIFMDIQMPDMDGVETTRHLREQHGTLLPPVVAMTAYSMREDRDRFLSQGLDDYIAKPIRAQSLIAKVKEIIDSGKAFREAAQRKSAQQQYAQEIELPHIDADIIGQLMQLGGKDLVLSIFEDFEQEATTLVHGTLDAFAIGDIPTVKSHLHTLKGSAGTIGAARVADIARQAEGKLKTNDTTTLAEDLKRLDKAYLEFRATYKETLERLVGQSEVA, from the coding sequence GTGCGCTGGTCAGCCAAAACGAAAGATGAACTAGTGGCCGAAATTCGGCGACTTAGTAAAGAACTGGATATCCTCAATGCGCTGGACGACCCCTCCCGGACGCCGAACGTCGCCGTTTTTGACGTTCGCAAGACCGTTGACCAGCTGAATCTCATCGGGCTGACCATCGAACGCGACGGAACGGTCACGTTTGCCAACCAGTACACGCTCCGCATTACGGGCTGGGACAAAGAGGATATTATCGGACAGAACTTCTTCGAACGGTTCATTCCCGAAACCGAACGGGCCCAGGTCCGGCAGGAGTTTGACGAGGCGACCGAACGCGGCGGCCTGCTCGAACAGAAGGAAATCAACCTCTTGGCGAAAAGCAGCGCCCTGCGGAATGTGCAGCTCAATTCGCTCATCATCAACAACGTGGCGGGAGCCATCACGTCGTTTACCATCATCGGGGAGGACGTCACGAACAAAAAGCGGGTGGCCTCGGCGCTTTCGTATTCCAACGCGCAGCTTCAGGACCTGGTCGACAACACGAGCGACCTGATTCAGGTCATCACCCTCGACGGGAAGTTCATGTTCGTCAACCGGGCGTGGCGCGAAGTGCTGGGCTACGGGTCCGAAGAAGTGGCCTCGCTGACCCTGCGCGACATTCTGCACCCGGACTATGCCGAAAGCACTTTCCAGCGGCTGAAACAGATTCAGGGCGGGGAAAAACTGCCGTACTTCGAGACCGTTTTCCGGGGCAAAGACGGCAAGACGATCTTTCTATCGGGCTCGGTCAACTGCCGCTATGACCAGGGCAAACCCACGGCCTTCCGCTGCATCCTGCACAACATCACGAGCCGCATCCGGGCCGAAAAAGCGCAGAAGCTTTATTACAGCATCGCCAACTGGACGCTGAACACACGGGACCTGGGCGACCTTTATCAGAAAATCCACGAAGAACTCGGCAACATCATCGACGCCGAGAACTTCTTCATCGCGCTTTACGACCAGAGCAAGAGCTACCTGTATTTCCCGTACTACGTCGACGAATATTTTCAGGGAAATATGCGGTTTACGAAGCGGCGGCTGGGCAACGGCCTCACCGAATACGCCATCCGGGAAAACAAGCCGCTCTTTCTCTACGAACAGGACATCCAGCGGCTGGCCGAATCGCACAACATCTACCTCTACGGGCAGGTGCCCAGGGTGATGCTCTGCGCCCCGCTCCGGATCGGCGACCGCATTACGGGCATTATCGGCGTCAAATCCTACGCCGACCTGAACGCCTACTCCGCCCGCGACCTCGAACTGCTGGAATTCATCTCCGGTCAGGTCGCGCTGGCGATTGCCCGCAAGCAGGACGAGGCGATTCTGGCCAAACAGACGGCCCGCCTGAACGCCATTTTTGACAGCAGTTCGCACCTGATCTGGTCGGTCAACAAAAGCTACCAGCTCACGTCCTTCAACCGAAACTACGCCCGGCTGATCGAAAACCAGCTCGGAGAAGTGCCGCAACTGAACGTAACGACCGAAAAGCTCGGCTGGCGGATCATCGGGGCGGACAACCGGAAGCTGCTCGAAGAACGGTACCGGCTTGCGTTCAAAGGACTGCCGCAGAGCGTCGAGCTTCATTTCGAAACACCCAAAGGCAACGTCTGGCTGGAAGTGAACCTCAACCCGATTCTGCTTTCGGGCGGCATCATCGAAGAAGTTTCCGGCATTGCCCGCGACATTACGACCCGCAAAAAAACCGAACTGGAACTGCGCGGCAGCGAAGAGAAATTCCGGGGTATTTTTGTCAACCTCCAGGATATTTACTGCCGGGTAGACCGCCACGGCCGCATCACCATGATCAGCCCATCGGTGCTGAAACGGACCGGCTACCGGCCCGAGGAAGTGATGGGCCAGCCGATCACCAAATACGTCGATCCGAAAGACGTGCGCCGGGCCCTGCTGCGCGTAATCCGGCACAAAAGCCTGCGGAACTTCGAGGCGACCATCCGGCGCAAGGATGGCACCGAGCGGCAGTTTATGTTCAACATGCTGACGCTGGAAGACCATGGCGGTCGCGTGACCGAAGTGGCCGCCCTCGCCCGCGACATCACCGAACTGAAGCGCAACGCCCAGGAACTGATGCTGGCGAAAGAAGATGCCGAACGCTCGCTGAAAGTAAAGGAACGCTTCCTGGCGAACATGAGCCACGAAATCCGGACGCCGATGAACGGCGTGATCGGCATGATCGATCTGCTGAGCGATACGCCGCTGAACGAGGAGCAGAAAGAGTATGTGCAGACCATCAAACGCTCGTCCGAAACGCTGCTCAACATCCTGAACGACATTCTCGACCTCTCGAAAATCGAGGCGGGCAAAATGCAGCTCCACGAAGCGCCCGTACCGTTGCAGGAGGTGCTGGACAAACTCGTGGCGCTCTTCGGCCAGCAGGCCAGCACCAAAGGCAACCGGCTGAGCTACGAACTCGGCCCGGACCTGCCCAAATTCATCATCGCTGACCAGACCCGGCTGTTGCAGGTGCTGTCCAACCTGACGTCGAATGCCATCAAGTTTACGGAACGGGGCCGGGTGACGGTGCGGGCCAGTCTGGCGGAGAAGCGCGGCAAAATCGCCCGCATCCGGTTTGACGTGCAGGATTCGGGCATCGGCATCGCCAAAGACGACCTCGGGCTTCTTTTCAACTCGTTCAGTCAGGTGGATACCTCCTCGCGCAAGTCGTTCGGCGGAACCGGCCTCGGCCTCGCCATCTCGAAGGAATTGGCGGCGCTGATGAAAGGAACCGTGGGCGTGGAGTCGGAAGTGGGCAAAGGCAGTACGTTCTGGTTTACGATTGAGGTCAAGGAAACTTCCATCAGTCCGTCGTCGGCCAAATCCGACGGGGCGGACGTGCCGCTGCAGAACGTCTTCACGGACTATCAGCCGCGGACGCTGCTGGTGGACGACAATGCCGTGAACCGCAAGGTGGCCTGCGAAATCCTGCGCAAAGCGGGCTGTATCGTCGAGACGGCCTCAAGCGGGTCCGAAGCCCTGGCGGCGGTGGCCAGCCGGGTGAACAGCGGCGAGTTGATGTACGACGCCATTTTCATGGACATTCAGATGCCGGACATGGACGGGGTGGAAACGACCCGCCACCTGCGCGAACAGCACGGAACGCTGCTGCCGCCGGTCGTCGCCATGACGGCCTACTCCATGCGCGAGGACCGCGACCGCTTCCTGAGCCAGGGCCTGGACGATTACATCGCCAAGCCCATCCGCGCGCAGAGCCTCATCGCCAAAGTCAAGGAAATCATCGACTCCGGGAAGGCTTTCCGCGAAGCGGCCCAGCGTAAATCGGCCCAGCAGCAGTACGCGCAGGAAATCGAACTGCCGCATATCGATGCCGACATCATCGGGCAACTGATGCAACTGGGCGGGAAAGACCTGGTGCTGTCGATTTTCGAGGATTTTGAGCAGGA
- a CDS encoding PKD domain-containing protein, protein MIRFLAVLLICFFCAACEPFMLERREFPVCAKPSAGIGYSAFGLQVEFFLDNPQGDLGVVGWSMGDGRNRTGTRFTYIYDRPGTYTVTILARNACDDTFTVSRTLTVQP, encoded by the coding sequence ATGATTCGATTTTTAGCTGTCCTGTTAATCTGCTTCTTCTGCGCCGCCTGCGAGCCGTTTATGCTCGAACGCCGGGAGTTTCCGGTCTGCGCCAAACCTTCGGCCGGCATCGGGTACTCGGCTTTTGGGCTTCAGGTCGAATTTTTTCTCGATAACCCGCAGGGCGACCTCGGCGTGGTGGGCTGGTCGATGGGCGACGGACGCAACCGCACCGGCACCCGCTTTACGTACATCTACGACCGCCCCGGCACCTACACGGTCACCATCCTCGCCCGCAACGCCTGCGACGACACCTTTACCGTTTCCCGCACCCTGACCGTACAGCCCTGA
- a CDS encoding cell division protein FtsA yields MPTTLSLHNLTQGILHWSVTRPYGSDQIDALRDPQGGQTEKQPTSIPSPFARMDLVRSAFLNLAKRADLLGTVNDRRLVSDAFDVGELFFNFDTLKKFITITAWDANYHLGQLLNSPNQGHKRLGEALRLFLDQDRESFNFDKIQRLFMLSYRGKIIGGTSPKTLFFSSGNDLSWVDVRFGNHKLFDVQPWPLHERDIEYQKFWYTLQVANPGFRRNFPELDQYLTRSRDLLRQSRSDLFYQHIEMPNGQSLLSADTLYADFEELTTGQASDVIEVLGFPLAKKKANTGAIEQVSDFIIKSDKYAQLYPNQRRPMVLQNNFYRPFTYVPQARWDPKTPVPFAVNESWRDNQRPLPGQPDLYPWLTVSDFLEPYLIRLRYPINRERFFDGNLNAPAIEKGYLLPLKKDFFDFFDVQDLLEERVRLRMEPLASGIKVTLDIPVMAPGQPGSQFVTFERIYNQPINPNSIPIPDLQRNDGVIVEDSFTVNIYPFIRSGRVTLRPDYRIQLIESGYQKRNQYTLEFYEDRDNKPVAAEPRRTRTSRLNNPDASSDYYVLRHEFDYARTSIRVEGHDMTGLLIPRWTKYEGGGKRFAFAVDFGTTNTHIEYSVDNQSPRPFDMPENLKQVGTLVHPDYYNASLADLFILYDLEFVPNVIGPGAPDSFPTRTAIAESKGLDFNQTTYTLADLNIPFYIERQPAGPNEVTPNLKWARDNQQTSRRVRAFLEELMLLIKNKVLSEGGDLSQTTVYWFYPASMTPGRIAQFQQIWRELYHAHISAHEGAPQPVSESIAPFYFYRQTNPLLSSAARPVVNIDIGGGTSDVVIYERDHPILLTSFRFAGNAVYGDAFSDFGAAENNGFVQRYKGKIQNLLNRTPKLKENNDRILRNNRSEEIVTFWFSMERSDEVKDKSLLSFNQMLSADDHLKVVPLLFYTALLYHIAKLMNHKGLALPGALTFSGTGSKLLSIISADSGILQKFSQKIFEKVYEQPFDRSGLTLYTDKNRPKEVTCKGALMMRASTDPVSAQEISYVYAGLPAGSPERLRYEDLNRPEVTQSVLKEAEGFIDFFFALDRDFGFEDYLNISPESLRIAKKELYTHLDTFLMNGVQRKLAEATSLDRDLEETLFFYPLIGGINKLAYAIHTQTGPVN; encoded by the coding sequence ATGCCAACGACGCTTAGCCTTCATAACCTGACGCAGGGAATCCTGCACTGGTCCGTCACCCGCCCGTATGGCAGCGACCAGATCGACGCCCTCCGCGACCCGCAGGGCGGACAGACCGAAAAACAGCCGACTTCCATTCCCAGCCCGTTCGCGCGCATGGACCTGGTGCGGTCGGCCTTCCTGAACCTGGCCAAACGGGCCGACCTGCTCGGGACGGTCAACGACCGGCGGCTGGTCTCGGACGCCTTCGACGTGGGCGAGCTGTTTTTCAACTTCGACACGCTCAAAAAATTTATCACCATCACGGCCTGGGACGCCAATTACCACCTCGGGCAACTGCTTAACTCACCGAATCAGGGTCATAAGCGGCTGGGCGAGGCGCTGCGACTGTTTCTGGACCAGGACCGGGAGAGCTTTAATTTCGACAAAATCCAGCGGCTGTTCATGCTGAGCTACCGCGGAAAAATTATCGGCGGGACGTCGCCCAAAACGCTGTTTTTCAGTTCCGGCAACGACCTGAGCTGGGTAGACGTTCGGTTCGGCAACCACAAGCTGTTCGACGTGCAGCCCTGGCCGCTGCACGAACGGGACATCGAGTATCAGAAGTTCTGGTACACGCTCCAGGTGGCGAATCCGGGCTTCCGCCGCAACTTCCCGGAACTCGACCAGTACCTGACCCGCAGCCGCGACCTGCTCCGCCAGAGCCGCTCCGACCTGTTTTACCAGCATATTGAAATGCCGAACGGGCAGAGCCTGCTCTCGGCCGATACGCTGTACGCCGATTTTGAGGAACTGACGACCGGACAGGCCAGCGACGTCATCGAAGTGCTGGGCTTTCCGCTCGCTAAGAAAAAGGCCAATACAGGCGCCATTGAGCAGGTCAGCGACTTTATTATCAAGTCCGACAAATACGCCCAGTTGTATCCCAACCAGCGGCGGCCGATGGTGCTGCAAAACAACTTTTACCGGCCGTTCACCTACGTGCCGCAGGCCCGCTGGGACCCCAAAACGCCCGTGCCCTTTGCCGTCAACGAAAGCTGGCGCGACAACCAGCGGCCGCTGCCCGGCCAGCCGGACCTGTACCCGTGGCTGACGGTCAGCGATTTTCTGGAGCCGTACCTGATTCGCCTGCGCTACCCCATCAACCGGGAACGCTTTTTCGACGGGAATCTGAACGCGCCGGCCATCGAGAAAGGCTATCTGCTGCCGCTCAAAAAGGACTTTTTCGACTTCTTCGACGTGCAGGACCTGCTCGAAGAACGGGTCCGTCTGCGGATGGAGCCGCTGGCGTCGGGCATTAAGGTAACGCTCGACATTCCGGTCATGGCGCCGGGGCAGCCGGGCAGTCAGTTTGTGACGTTCGAGCGGATTTACAATCAGCCGATCAATCCCAATTCGATTCCCATTCCCGATTTGCAGCGCAACGACGGGGTGATTGTGGAAGATTCGTTTACGGTCAATATCTATCCGTTTATCCGCTCGGGGCGGGTGACGCTGCGCCCGGATTACCGCATTCAGCTGATCGAATCCGGCTATCAGAAGCGGAACCAGTATACGCTGGAATTCTACGAAGACCGGGACAACAAACCCGTCGCGGCAGAGCCTCGGCGAACCCGGACCTCGCGCCTCAACAACCCGGATGCGTCGAGCGACTACTATGTGCTGCGGCATGAGTTCGATTACGCCCGGACCAGCATCCGGGTGGAGGGCCACGACATGACCGGGCTGCTCATTCCCCGCTGGACGAAATACGAAGGCGGCGGCAAGCGGTTTGCCTTTGCGGTCGATTTCGGGACGACCAACACCCATATCGAGTACAGCGTCGATAACCAGAGCCCGCGTCCGTTCGACATGCCCGAAAACCTGAAGCAGGTCGGGACGCTGGTCCATCCGGACTACTACAACGCCAGTCTGGCCGACCTCTTCATCCTCTACGATCTGGAATTTGTCCCGAACGTCATCGGTCCCGGTGCGCCGGATTCGTTCCCGACGCGAACGGCCATCGCCGAGTCGAAGGGGCTGGATTTCAACCAGACGACCTACACGCTGGCCGACCTGAACATTCCGTTCTACATCGAACGCCAGCCCGCGGGCCCGAACGAGGTGACGCCGAATCTGAAATGGGCGCGCGACAACCAGCAGACGAGCCGGCGCGTCCGGGCGTTTCTGGAAGAACTGATGCTGCTGATCAAAAACAAAGTCCTGTCGGAAGGCGGCGACCTGAGCCAGACGACGGTGTACTGGTTCTATCCGGCCAGCATGACGCCGGGCCGCATCGCCCAGTTCCAGCAGATCTGGCGGGAGTTGTACCACGCCCACATCAGCGCCCACGAAGGTGCGCCGCAGCCCGTTTCGGAGTCGATTGCCCCGTTCTACTTCTACCGGCAGACTAACCCGCTGCTCAGTTCGGCAGCCCGCCCGGTGGTGAACATCGACATTGGCGGCGGAACGTCCGACGTGGTGATCTACGAACGCGACCATCCGATTCTGCTGACTTCGTTCCGGTTTGCCGGAAATGCCGTTTACGGCGACGCTTTCAGCGATTTTGGGGCGGCCGAGAACAACGGGTTTGTGCAGCGGTATAAAGGTAAAATTCAGAATCTGCTGAACCGGACACCCAAGCTGAAGGAGAACAACGACCGGATTCTGCGCAACAACCGCTCGGAGGAAATCGTCACGTTCTGGTTTTCGATGGAGCGCAGCGACGAGGTGAAGGACAAGAGCCTGCTGTCGTTCAACCAGATGCTGTCGGCCGACGATCACCTGAAAGTGGTGCCGCTGCTTTTCTACACGGCGCTGCTGTACCACATCGCCAAACTGATGAACCACAAGGGGCTGGCCCTGCCGGGCGCGCTGACTTTCAGCGGAACGGGTTCCAAACTGCTCAGCATCATCAGCGCCGACAGCGGGATTTTGCAGAAGTTTTCGCAGAAAATTTTCGAGAAAGTCTACGAGCAGCCGTTCGACCGGAGCGGCCTGACGCTGTACACGGACAAGAACCGGCCGAAGGAAGTGACCTGCAAAGGTGCCCTGATGATGCGGGCGTCCACCGATCCGGTCAGCGCGCAGGAAATCAGTTACGTCTATGCCGGGTTGCCCGCCGGAAGTCCCGAAAGGCTGCGGTACGAAGACCTGAACCGGCCGGAGGTGACGCAGAGCGTTCTGAAGGAAGCCGAAGGCTTCATTGATTTCTTCTTCGCTCTCGACCGGGATTTCGGCTTCGAAGATTACCTGAACATCTCGCCCGAATCCCTGCGGATCGCCAAAAAGGAACTGTATACCCATCTGGATACCTTCCTGATGAACGGCGTACAGCGCAAGCTGGCCGAGGCTACGTCGCTGGACCGCGACCTGGAAGAAACGCTCTTTTTCTACCCGCTCATCGGGGGCATCAACAAACTGGCTTACGCGATTCATACCCAAACTGGACCGGTTAACTGA